Proteins encoded by one window of Cupriavidus sp. EM10:
- the mraY gene encoding phospho-N-acetylmuramoyl-pentapeptide-transferase: MLLALAQWLQNDYSFLRVVNYLTFRAVMANLTALVIGLGFGPWVIRRLTELKIGQAVRTIGPQTHLVKSGTPTMGGVLVLISICVSTLLWCDWGNRFIWVVLLVTIGYGAVGWVDDYRKVVYRDPRGMSSREKFFWQTLIGLVAAVYLAFSVTEASNVRVWSLFLSWIEGGMFADVPYKTNLIVPFFKEISYPLGVTGFIVLTYLVIVGSSNAVNLTDGLDGLVIMPVVLVGGGLGVFAYVMGNAVYSKYLLFPHIPGAGELLIFCSAMAGSGLAFLWFNAHPARVFMGDVGALALGGALGTIAVIVRQEIVLFVMGGIFVVETLSVMLQVTWFKFTKKRYGEGRRLFRMAPLHHHFELSGWKETQVTVRFWIITMLLVLIGLSTLKLR, translated from the coding sequence ATGTTATTGGCACTGGCCCAGTGGCTGCAAAACGATTACAGCTTCCTGCGGGTCGTTAACTACCTGACCTTCCGCGCGGTGATGGCCAACCTCACCGCGCTGGTGATCGGCCTCGGTTTCGGGCCGTGGGTCATCCGTCGCCTGACCGAACTGAAGATCGGCCAGGCCGTGCGTACCATCGGTCCGCAGACGCACCTGGTGAAGTCCGGCACGCCCACCATGGGCGGCGTGCTGGTGCTGATCTCGATCTGCGTGTCGACGCTGCTCTGGTGCGACTGGGGCAACCGCTTCATCTGGGTGGTGCTGCTGGTGACCATCGGCTACGGCGCAGTGGGCTGGGTCGACGACTACCGCAAGGTGGTGTATCGCGACCCGCGCGGCATGTCGAGCCGCGAGAAGTTCTTCTGGCAGACGCTGATCGGCCTGGTGGCCGCCGTGTACCTGGCGTTCTCGGTGACCGAGGCCAGCAACGTGCGGGTCTGGAGCCTGTTCCTGAGCTGGATCGAAGGCGGCATGTTTGCCGACGTGCCGTACAAGACCAACCTGATCGTCCCGTTCTTCAAGGAAATCAGCTACCCGCTGGGCGTGACCGGCTTCATCGTGCTGACGTACCTGGTGATCGTGGGTTCCAGCAACGCGGTGAACCTGACCGACGGCCTGGACGGCCTGGTGATCATGCCCGTGGTCCTGGTCGGCGGCGGCCTGGGCGTGTTCGCCTACGTGATGGGCAACGCGGTCTACAGCAAGTACCTGCTGTTCCCGCATATCCCGGGCGCCGGCGAACTGCTGATTTTCTGTTCCGCGATGGCCGGCTCGGGGCTGGCCTTCCTCTGGTTCAACGCGCACCCGGCGCGCGTGTTCATGGGCGATGTCGGCGCGCTGGCGCTGGGCGGCGCGCTGGGCACCATCGCCGTGATCGTGCGCCAGGAAATCGTGCTGTTCGTGATGGGCGGCATCTTCGTGGTGGAAACGCTGTCGGTGATGCTGCAGGTCACGTGGTTCAAGTTCACGAAGAAGCGCTATGGCGAAGGCCGGCGCCTGTTCCGCATGGCGCCGCTGCATCACCACTTCGAACTGAGCGGCTGGAAGGAAACGCAGGTCACCGTGCGGTTCTGGATCATCACGATGCTGCTGGTGCTGATCGGCCTGTCGACGCTGAAGCTGCGTTGA
- the murF gene encoding UDP-N-acetylmuramoyl-tripeptide--D-alanyl-D-alanine ligase, which translates to MNGHPMTNLQQAAGWMAGARISGDAARTFSRVHTDSRTVQPGDLFVALKGDRFDAHDFLADVVARGAAAVLVSRDIDLDVPALIVPDTRIGLGEIGAGWRRQFAPPTVAVTGSNGKTTVKEMIAAIFAAAVGEDDRLATGGNLNNDIGLPLTVLRLRAHHKLAVLELGMNHPGETVYLAGIAQPTVAVITNAQREHQEFMVSVEAVAHEHASAIAALPADGVAVFPVDAESGGAHAAIWRQAAGTRRVLAFGTDASADVRATVSLDDGVQVLHVTAPGQTFDLRLQLLGAHNVRNALAATACALAAGVAVEAIQRGIAGFSAVKGRLQVKHTPAGTVVIDDTYNANPDSMRAAIDVLAGFAAPRVLVLGDMGEVGDQGPAFHTEIGAYARERGIDTLWALGDLATHAAQAYGAGARHFAGAEDLVRALGEDKQGVVAGAAAVLVKGSRFMRMERMVEALVASPSAH; encoded by the coding sequence ATGAACGGACACCCTATGACGAATTTGCAGCAAGCCGCCGGCTGGATGGCCGGCGCGCGCATTTCCGGCGATGCCGCGCGCACATTCTCGCGCGTGCATACCGACAGCCGTACCGTTCAGCCGGGCGACCTGTTCGTGGCGCTCAAGGGCGACCGCTTCGACGCCCATGACTTCCTGGCCGATGTGGTCGCGCGCGGCGCCGCCGCCGTGCTGGTGAGCCGCGATATCGATCTCGACGTGCCGGCGCTGATCGTGCCGGATACGCGCATCGGGCTGGGGGAAATTGGTGCCGGCTGGCGCCGCCAGTTCGCGCCGCCGACGGTGGCCGTGACCGGCAGCAACGGCAAGACCACGGTCAAGGAAATGATCGCGGCGATCTTTGCCGCAGCCGTGGGCGAGGACGACCGCCTGGCCACGGGCGGCAACCTGAACAACGACATCGGCCTGCCGCTGACGGTGCTGCGCCTGCGCGCCCACCACAAGCTGGCGGTGCTGGAACTGGGCATGAACCACCCGGGCGAGACGGTCTACCTGGCCGGCATCGCCCAGCCGACCGTGGCCGTGATCACCAACGCCCAGCGCGAGCACCAGGAATTCATGGTCAGCGTGGAAGCGGTGGCCCACGAGCACGCCAGTGCCATCGCCGCATTGCCGGCCGATGGCGTGGCCGTGTTCCCGGTCGATGCCGAAAGCGGCGGCGCCCATGCCGCGATCTGGCGTCAGGCGGCCGGCACGCGTCGCGTGCTGGCGTTCGGCACCGATGCCTCGGCCGATGTGCGGGCCACGGTTTCGCTGGACGATGGCGTGCAGGTGCTGCACGTGACGGCGCCGGGCCAGACGTTCGACCTGCGGTTGCAGTTGCTGGGTGCGCACAACGTGCGCAATGCGCTGGCGGCCACGGCGTGCGCACTGGCGGCCGGCGTGGCGGTGGAGGCGATCCAGCGCGGCATCGCGGGCTTTTCGGCCGTGAAGGGCCGCCTGCAGGTCAAGCACACGCCGGCCGGCACGGTGGTCATCGACGATACGTACAACGCCAATCCTGACTCCATGCGCGCCGCCATCGACGTGCTGGCAGGGTTTGCGGCCCCGCGCGTGCTGGTGCTGGGCGACATGGGCGAAGTGGGCGACCAGGGCCCGGCCTTCCACACGGAGATCGGCGCCTACGCCCGCGAGCGCGGCATCGACACGCTGTGGGCGCTGGGCGACCTGGCCACGCATGCCGCGCAGGCCTACGGCGCCGGCGCGCGTCATTTCGCCGGGGCGGAAGACCTGGTGCGGGCGCTCGGGGAAGACAAGCAGGGCGTGGTGGCCGGTGCGGCCGCCGTGCTGGTGAAGGGATCGCGCTTCATGCGCATGGAACGGATGGTCGAGGCGCTTGTCGCATCACCTTCCGCTCACTAA
- a CDS encoding UDP-N-acetylmuramoyl-L-alanyl-D-glutamate--2,6-diaminopimelate ligase, with protein sequence MTAKPLLPIEVSTQASNALAWLHAHAPAGAKLTGDTRRLQPGDVFFAYVLGNERLATDGRPHIDKAIAAGASAVIYEADGFDWPHGDAVPHLPVSQLHWLAGPIAAGWYGIGARNLAVTGITGTNGKTSCAQWLARLLQATGTPCATIGTLGTGFPDALKVTGFTTPDAVQLQASLAELNDAGARAIAMEVSSHGLEQGRVAGAGFGVAVLTNLTQDHLDYHGTMDEYEAAKALLFQWDGLRAAVINRDDAMGGRLLAGNAATVSAPQVIEYGIDGKAGASAARGQWLRATDVRATASGTAFHVDGSFGSADVTTPMIGAFNVSNLLAVLGAALAQGVAWDAAIAALRTLTPVDGRMELFGGHDAPLAVVDYAHTPDALVQTLTALRPVADARQGRLWCVFGCGGDRDATKRPLMGGVAERLADDVVLTSDNPRSEDPLDILEQIADGMQDRSRVRLIEDRAAAILYAIKHAAPADVVLVAGKGHEATQEIQGRKRPFSDREHVRLTLGTRGVSA encoded by the coding sequence ATGACGGCCAAGCCGCTGCTCCCGATCGAGGTATCCACCCAGGCCAGCAACGCGCTGGCCTGGCTGCATGCGCACGCGCCGGCCGGTGCGAAGCTGACGGGCGACACCCGCCGCCTGCAGCCGGGCGACGTGTTCTTTGCCTATGTGCTGGGCAACGAGCGCCTGGCGACCGACGGCCGCCCGCATATCGACAAGGCGATTGCCGCCGGAGCATCGGCCGTCATCTACGAAGCCGATGGCTTCGACTGGCCGCATGGCGACGCCGTGCCGCACCTGCCCGTGTCGCAACTGCACTGGCTGGCCGGCCCGATCGCCGCCGGCTGGTACGGCATCGGCGCGCGTAACCTGGCCGTGACTGGCATTACCGGCACCAACGGCAAGACGTCGTGCGCCCAATGGCTGGCGCGCCTGCTGCAGGCCACCGGCACGCCATGCGCGACCATCGGCACGCTGGGCACCGGCTTTCCCGATGCACTAAAAGTCACCGGGTTCACCACGCCCGATGCCGTGCAGCTCCAGGCCAGCCTGGCCGAGCTGAACGATGCCGGCGCGCGCGCCATCGCCATGGAAGTGTCGTCGCACGGCCTGGAACAGGGCCGCGTGGCCGGCGCCGGGTTTGGCGTGGCGGTGCTCACCAACCTGACGCAGGATCACCTGGACTACCACGGCACGATGGACGAGTACGAGGCGGCCAAGGCGCTGCTGTTCCAGTGGGATGGCCTGCGCGCGGCCGTGATCAACCGCGACGACGCCATGGGCGGTCGCCTGCTGGCCGGCAATGCCGCCACCGTCAGCGCGCCGCAGGTGATCGAATATGGCATCGACGGCAAGGCGGGCGCCTCGGCCGCGCGCGGCCAGTGGCTGCGCGCGACCGATGTGCGGGCCACGGCCTCGGGCACGGCGTTCCATGTCGATGGCAGCTTTGGCAGCGCCGACGTGACCACGCCGATGATCGGCGCCTTCAACGTCAGCAACCTGCTGGCCGTGCTGGGCGCCGCGCTGGCGCAGGGCGTGGCCTGGGATGCCGCCATCGCCGCGCTGCGGACGCTGACGCCGGTCGATGGCCGCATGGAACTGTTCGGCGGCCATGACGCGCCGCTGGCCGTGGTCGATTACGCCCATACGCCTGACGCGCTGGTGCAGACGCTGACCGCGCTGCGCCCGGTCGCCGATGCCCGCCAGGGCCGGCTCTGGTGCGTGTTTGGCTGCGGCGGCGACCGTGACGCCACCAAGCGCCCGCTGATGGGTGGCGTGGCCGAACGTCTGGCCGACGATGTGGTGCTGACCAGCGACAACCCGCGCAGCGAAGACCCGCTCGACATTCTCGAGCAGATTGCCGACGGCATGCAGGACCGCAGCCGCGTGCGCCTGATCGAGGATCGCGCCGCGGCCATTCTTTACGCAATCAAGCACGCCGCCCCGGCCGACGTGGTGCTCGTGGCCGGCAAGGGCCATGAAGCCACGCAGGAGATCCAGGGCCGCAAGCGGCCGTTCTCGGACCGCGAACATGTGCGCCTGACCCTGGGCACACGGGGAGTGTCGGCATGA
- a CDS encoding penicillin-binding protein 2: MSLARPSLNRARAGNKPRGEAARPRTGQFSASPVLGLRLPMWRSKFVVFLMFAAFLALAARAMWIQGPGNQFYEMEGKKRFQRTLELPATRGKILDRNGLVLATSLPVKAIWAVPEDVPDDLEPQRMRQLAKLLDMSEKDLRAKFSEDKSFVYLKRQVLPDAADKIAALKIEGVHQTREYKRFYPEGEAMAHIVGFTNVEDKGQEGVELAREGVLAGSPGARQVIKDRLGRVVEDVGILKTPRDGQDMQLSIDAKIQYLAYNEVKAVVERNKAKAASAVVLDAQTGEVLALANWPTYNPNDRSRLSGEQLRNRVLTDTFEPGSMMKPITIGLALQLGRVTPATTVVTTGKFNFEGATISDTHNYGTLTVGGVIQKSSNIGTTKIAMMMKPQEMWDMFTSVGLGQAPKLGFPGAVAGRVRPWKSWRPIEQATMSYGYGLSVSLFQVAHAYTIFAHDGELIPVSMFKTNGPVTGERILTPQIAREVRGMLETVTAPGGTAPEAQVMGYRVGGKTGTAYKHVGRGYDRSKYRASFIGLAPMSNPRVIVAVSVDEPTAGSHYGGAVAGPVFSAITGGALRSLNVQPDSPIRQLMVTDKVQESEPPWSATP, encoded by the coding sequence ATGAGCCTGGCCCGTCCGAGCCTGAACCGCGCCCGCGCCGGCAACAAGCCGCGTGGCGAAGCCGCGCGTCCGCGCACCGGACAGTTCTCGGCCAGCCCGGTGCTGGGCCTGCGCCTGCCGATGTGGCGCTCGAAGTTCGTGGTGTTCCTGATGTTCGCCGCGTTCCTGGCGCTGGCCGCGCGCGCGATGTGGATCCAGGGCCCGGGCAACCAGTTCTACGAGATGGAGGGCAAGAAGCGCTTCCAGCGTACGCTGGAGCTGCCGGCCACGCGCGGCAAGATCCTGGACCGCAATGGCCTGGTGCTGGCCACCAGCCTGCCGGTCAAGGCGATCTGGGCCGTGCCCGAGGACGTGCCCGACGACCTGGAGCCGCAGCGCATGCGCCAGCTGGCCAAGCTGCTCGATATGTCCGAGAAGGATCTGCGCGCCAAGTTCAGCGAGGACAAAAGCTTCGTCTACCTGAAGCGCCAGGTACTGCCCGACGCCGCCGACAAGATCGCCGCGCTCAAGATCGAAGGCGTGCACCAGACCCGCGAGTACAAGCGCTTCTACCCGGAAGGCGAGGCGATGGCGCACATCGTCGGCTTCACCAACGTCGAGGACAAGGGGCAGGAAGGCGTGGAACTGGCGCGCGAAGGCGTGCTGGCCGGCAGCCCTGGCGCCCGCCAGGTGATCAAGGATCGCCTGGGCCGTGTGGTGGAGGATGTCGGCATCCTGAAGACGCCGCGCGACGGCCAGGACATGCAGCTGTCGATCGACGCCAAGATCCAGTACCTGGCCTACAACGAGGTCAAGGCCGTGGTCGAGCGCAACAAGGCCAAGGCTGCCAGCGCCGTGGTGCTCGACGCCCAGACCGGCGAGGTGCTGGCGCTGGCCAACTGGCCCACCTACAACCCGAACGACCGCAGCCGCCTGTCCGGCGAGCAGCTGCGCAACCGCGTGCTGACCGACACCTTCGAGCCGGGCTCGATGATGAAGCCGATCACCATCGGCCTGGCGCTGCAGCTGGGCCGCGTGACGCCGGCCACGACGGTGGTCACCACGGGCAAGTTCAATTTCGAAGGCGCCACGATCTCCGACACCCACAACTACGGCACGCTCACGGTGGGCGGCGTGATCCAGAAGTCGAGCAACATCGGCACGACCAAGATCGCGATGATGATGAAGCCGCAGGAAATGTGGGACATGTTCACCAGCGTCGGCCTGGGCCAGGCGCCGAAGCTCGGTTTCCCGGGCGCTGTGGCCGGCCGCGTGCGGCCGTGGAAGAGCTGGCGCCCGATCGAGCAGGCCACCATGTCGTACGGCTACGGCCTGTCGGTGTCGCTGTTCCAGGTGGCGCACGCCTATACGATCTTTGCCCACGACGGCGAGCTGATCCCGGTGTCGATGTTCAAGACCAACGGCCCGGTGACCGGCGAACGCATCCTGACGCCGCAGATCGCGCGTGAAGTGCGCGGCATGCTGGAAACCGTGACCGCGCCGGGCGGCACCGCGCCGGAGGCCCAGGTGATGGGTTACCGCGTCGGCGGCAAGACCGGTACCGCCTACAAGCACGTGGGCCGTGGCTACGATCGCAGCAAGTATCGTGCGTCGTTTATCGGCCTGGCGCCGATGTCGAACCCGCGCGTGATCGTGGCGGTCAGCGTCGACGAGCCGACGGCCGGCAGCCACTACGGCGGTGCGGTGGCCGGTCCAGTCTTCTCGGCGATCACCGGCGGCGCGCTGCGTTCGCTGAACGTACAGCCCGATTCGCCGATCCGCCAGCTGATGGTGACCGACAAGGTCCAGGAAAGCGAGCCACCATGGAGCGCCACGCCATGA
- the ftsL gene encoding cell division protein FtsL: MNRLTFFLLAALMLCALSLVSAQHQARTLFVALERAQSEEKQLDIDWSRLQYQQSSLSKSARIADSARAQLKMAPAMAGRTQYLQGVVLPDTPPDAQQPAGGAAK; this comes from the coding sequence ATGAACCGCCTGACCTTTTTCCTGCTGGCCGCGCTGATGCTGTGCGCGCTGTCGCTCGTGAGCGCGCAGCACCAGGCCCGCACGCTGTTCGTGGCGCTGGAACGCGCGCAATCCGAGGAAAAGCAGCTCGATATCGACTGGTCGCGCCTGCAGTACCAGCAGAGCTCGCTCAGCAAGAGCGCGCGCATTGCCGATTCGGCGCGCGCGCAGCTCAAGATGGCGCCGGCCATGGCCGGCCGTACCCAATACCTGCAGGGCGTGGTGCTGCCTGACACCCCGCCCGATGCCCAGCAGCCCGCCGGGGGAGCCGCCAAATGA
- the rsmH gene encoding 16S rRNA (cytosine(1402)-N(4))-methyltransferase RsmH, with the protein MTPTETPGTTALRHRTVLLDEAVDALVWRPDGAYVDGTFGRGGHSRAVLARLGPAGSLVAFDKDPAAIAEAGTIGDARFSIEHASFAEMGDRLAGRAPVAGVLLDLGISSPQIDEAARGFSFRFEGPLDMRMDTTRGVTAAEWLAQADEHDIARVIRDYGEERFAVQIAKAIVARRSEPGDGGPVATTSELAALVAKAVKTREKGQDPATRTFQALRIHVNQELADLERGLKAAYELLQVGGRLVVISFHSLEDRIVKRFMQAHAHPDRDADPALRRAPLRAVDLPQPTLKLLGRFKPGTQEVSDNPRARSAVMRVAEKLGGQPA; encoded by the coding sequence ATGACCCCTACCGAAACGCCGGGGACCACCGCCCTGCGCCATCGCACCGTGTTGCTGGACGAGGCCGTCGACGCGCTCGTCTGGCGGCCCGACGGCGCCTACGTGGACGGCACCTTCGGAAGAGGCGGCCACAGCCGTGCCGTGCTGGCGCGGCTGGGGCCGGCCGGCAGCCTCGTCGCGTTCGACAAGGATCCGGCAGCAATCGCAGAAGCGGGCACCATCGGGGATGCCCGCTTCTCCATTGAGCATGCGAGCTTTGCGGAGATGGGCGACCGGCTGGCCGGCCGTGCCCCGGTGGCTGGCGTGTTGCTCGACCTGGGAATCAGCTCGCCCCAGATCGACGAGGCGGCGAGGGGATTTTCCTTTCGTTTCGAAGGCCCGCTGGACATGCGCATGGACACCACGCGCGGCGTCACCGCCGCCGAGTGGCTTGCACAGGCGGACGAGCACGACATTGCCAGGGTGATACGAGACTATGGGGAAGAACGGTTTGCTGTACAGATTGCAAAGGCGATTGTTGCTCGCCGGAGCGAACCCGGCGATGGCGGACCAGTCGCCACTACTTCAGAGCTTGCCGCGCTCGTGGCGAAAGCCGTCAAGACACGCGAGAAGGGTCAGGACCCTGCGACCCGCACCTTTCAAGCTCTACGGATTCACGTCAATCAAGAGCTTGCGGACCTCGAAAGAGGCCTGAAGGCGGCGTACGAGCTGCTGCAGGTCGGAGGCCGCCTTGTGGTGATCAGCTTTCACTCGCTCGAGGACCGCATCGTCAAGCGGTTCATGCAGGCGCACGCCCATCCGGACCGCGATGCCGACCCCGCGCTGCGCCGCGCGCCGCTGCGGGCCGTCGACCTGCCGCAGCCGACGCTGAAGCTGCTGGGCCGCTTCAAGCCCGGTACGCAGGAAGTGAGTGACAACCCGCGCGCCCGCTCCGCGGTGATGCGCGTGGCGGAAAAACTCGGAGGCCAGCCGGCATGA
- the mraZ gene encoding division/cell wall cluster transcriptional repressor MraZ, whose protein sequence is MFQGASALSLDAKGRMSIPARHRDALQTQAEGRVTLTKHPDGCLLLFPRPEWEVFRGRIAALPMDAHWWKRIFLGNAADVEMDGAGRVLIAPELRTAAMLDKEVMLLGMGSHFEVWDAATYAAKEQAAMAQGMPDALKNFSF, encoded by the coding sequence TTGTTTCAGGGAGCATCGGCGCTGTCGCTCGATGCCAAGGGCCGGATGTCCATTCCGGCCAGGCACCGCGACGCGCTGCAAACGCAGGCCGAGGGCCGGGTAACGCTGACCAAGCACCCGGATGGCTGCCTGTTGCTCTTTCCCAGGCCCGAATGGGAGGTTTTCCGCGGCCGCATCGCGGCGCTGCCAATGGATGCCCACTGGTGGAAGCGGATCTTTCTCGGCAACGCCGCCGACGTGGAAATGGATGGCGCGGGCCGTGTCCTGATCGCACCGGAACTGCGCACCGCCGCCATGCTCGACAAGGAAGTGATGCTGCTCGGCATGGGCAGCCATTTCGAAGTCTGGGATGCCGCCACCTATGCCGCCAAGGAGCAGGCAGCGATGGCGCAAGGCATGCCGGACGCATTGAAGAATTTCTCTTTCTGA
- the coq7 gene encoding 2-polyprenyl-3-methyl-6-methoxy-1,4-benzoquinone monooxygenase gives MDTLIHEFDVALRAIAGATRASRDNPADRLTPDTEPMSAEERRHVAGLMRINHVGEVCAQALYQAQKLTARSAPVRAQMDAAAREEEDHLAWCAERLRELGSRPSLLNPLWYAGAFAIGVVAGRAGDRISLGFVAETERQVEHHLTGHLDRLPAADGRSRAILEQMRDDEIRHGDAARDAGGVPLPGPVRALMRAASKVMTTAAYRI, from the coding sequence ATGGATACGCTGATCCACGAATTCGATGTCGCGCTGCGCGCGATCGCCGGTGCGACCCGCGCCAGCCGTGACAATCCCGCCGACCGGCTGACACCCGATACGGAGCCGATGAGCGCGGAGGAGCGCCGCCACGTGGCCGGCCTCATGCGCATCAACCATGTCGGCGAGGTCTGCGCCCAGGCCCTGTACCAGGCGCAGAAGCTGACGGCCCGCAGCGCGCCCGTACGCGCGCAGATGGACGCCGCCGCCCGCGAGGAGGAAGACCACCTGGCCTGGTGCGCCGAGCGCCTGCGCGAACTCGGCTCGCGGCCCAGCCTGCTGAACCCGCTCTGGTATGCCGGCGCGTTTGCCATCGGCGTGGTGGCGGGCCGGGCGGGCGACCGCATCAGCCTGGGCTTCGTGGCCGAGACAGAGCGGCAGGTCGAGCATCACCTGACCGGGCACCTCGACCGCCTGCCGGCCGCCGACGGCCGCTCGCGCGCCATCCTCGAACAGATGCGCGACGACGAGATCCGCCACGGCGACGCTGCGCGGGATGCTGGCGGCGTGCCGCTGCCCGGCCCGGTGCGCGCACTGATGCGCGCCGCTTCGAAGGTCATGACCACCGCGGCCTATCGTATCTAG
- a CDS encoding porin produces MKKSLLALAAMSAFATAANAQTSVTLYGVVDLPIEYNNNLAPGFNTNPATWGPNGRPPSLAGGGSRVGLQTGGGLSGSRWGLRGTEDLGGGLKALFVLESGFGLDDGRSQQGGRLFGRQAFVGLQSDSYGRVTFGRQYTTMFDMFANFSPTGYATIYEPVVAQLGTNFRSDNTVKYTAVVGPVTAEAHWSFGTGVAAIGPVPLANAGAGETPGSFNNNAGGGAGVLYLSGPLGLTVAYDEWRPTITIGQPGRSRKVGAAGSYTMGPAKLMAGYRYGRTTDAAGAELLRDNYYWFGVNYQVTAPLGLTLAYFYDDVKTMRASSAFVADNPKNPWQISFVADYNFSKRTDVYLTAGYVKNSGLNFDTSAVSFANGYPLQQGKTSQVGVAVGIRHKF; encoded by the coding sequence ATGAAAAAATCGCTACTCGCGCTTGCCGCGATGAGCGCTTTTGCCACGGCTGCAAATGCGCAAACCAGCGTGACCCTGTACGGCGTTGTCGACCTGCCAATCGAATACAACAACAACCTGGCACCCGGCTTCAACACCAATCCCGCAACGTGGGGCCCGAACGGCCGTCCGCCTTCGCTGGCTGGCGGCGGCAGCCGCGTGGGCCTGCAGACCGGCGGCGGCCTGTCCGGCTCGCGCTGGGGTCTGCGCGGTACGGAAGACCTGGGCGGCGGCCTGAAGGCACTGTTCGTGCTGGAAAGCGGCTTCGGGCTTGACGATGGCCGGTCGCAGCAAGGTGGCCGCCTGTTCGGTCGCCAGGCATTCGTGGGCTTGCAGAGCGACAGCTACGGCCGCGTGACCTTCGGTCGCCAGTACACGACGATGTTCGACATGTTCGCGAACTTCTCGCCGACCGGCTACGCAACGATCTACGAACCGGTGGTGGCCCAGCTGGGTACCAACTTCCGTTCGGACAACACCGTCAAGTACACGGCAGTGGTAGGCCCGGTCACCGCCGAGGCGCACTGGAGCTTCGGCACGGGCGTGGCGGCAATCGGCCCGGTGCCGCTGGCCAACGCGGGCGCTGGCGAAACGCCGGGCAGCTTCAACAACAACGCGGGCGGCGGTGCCGGCGTGCTGTACCTGAGCGGTCCGCTGGGCCTGACGGTCGCGTACGACGAATGGCGTCCGACGATCACGATCGGCCAGCCTGGCCGTTCGCGCAAGGTCGGTGCCGCGGGCAGCTACACGATGGGCCCGGCCAAGCTGATGGCCGGCTACCGCTACGGCCGCACCACCGACGCCGCCGGCGCCGAGCTGCTGCGCGACAATTACTACTGGTTCGGCGTGAACTACCAGGTCACCGCCCCGCTGGGCCTGACGCTGGCGTACTTCTACGACGACGTGAAGACGATGCGCGCCTCGTCGGCATTCGTGGCCGACAACCCGAAGAACCCGTGGCAGATCAGCTTCGTGGCCGACTACAACTTCTCGAAGCGCACCGACGTCTACCTGACGGCCGGCTACGTGAAGAACTCGGGCCTGAACTTCGACACCTCGGCAGTCAGCTTTGCCAACGGCTACCCGCTGCAGCAGGGCAAGACCAGCCAGGTTGGCGTGGCCGTCGGTATCCGCCACAAGTTCTGA
- a CDS encoding tripartite tricarboxylate transporter substrate binding protein, translating into MHQPRRRTLALLLSITCGPLAAASVQASDAYPARPIRLVVPFPAGGTTDIMARAVSAELSKLPGWNVVVDNKPGAGGNIGSDIVAKSAPDGYTLLMGTVGTHGINQSLYGKLPFDPIKDFAPITLVAAVPNVLVVNPAFAQQNKINSVNDLIAYARANPGKLNMASSGNGTSIHLAGELFKTQTKTFMVHFPYRGSGPALTDMTGGTMQVMFDNLPSSMQLIKSGKLKALAVTSAKPSPALPGVPTVAQAANLPNFEASSWFGLLAPAGTPPDIIHRIQQEVAKSLNTPAVRERLMAQGADPSGNTPEQFAALIRAETTKWAKVVKDSGAKVD; encoded by the coding sequence ATGCATCAACCCCGCCGGCGCACCCTTGCCCTGCTCCTGTCCATCACCTGCGGGCCGCTGGCCGCCGCGTCCGTGCAGGCCAGCGATGCCTATCCGGCCCGGCCGATCCGGCTGGTCGTGCCCTTCCCGGCCGGCGGCACCACCGACATCATGGCGCGGGCCGTATCGGCCGAACTGTCGAAGCTGCCGGGGTGGAACGTGGTCGTCGACAACAAACCCGGCGCGGGCGGCAATATCGGTTCGGACATCGTGGCCAAGTCGGCCCCCGACGGCTATACGCTGCTGATGGGCACGGTGGGCACGCACGGCATCAACCAGTCGCTGTACGGCAAGCTGCCGTTCGATCCGATCAAGGACTTCGCGCCGATCACGCTGGTGGCGGCGGTGCCCAACGTGCTGGTGGTCAATCCCGCCTTTGCCCAGCAGAACAAGATCAACAGCGTCAACGACCTGATTGCCTACGCGCGCGCCAATCCGGGCAAGCTCAACATGGCGTCGAGCGGCAACGGCACGTCGATCCACCTGGCCGGCGAGCTGTTCAAGACGCAGACCAAGACCTTCATGGTCCACTTTCCGTACCGTGGCAGCGGCCCGGCCCTGACCGACATGACCGGCGGCACGATGCAGGTGATGTTCGACAACCTGCCGTCGTCGATGCAGCTGATCAAGTCCGGCAAGCTCAAGGCGCTGGCCGTGACCAGCGCCAAGCCGTCGCCGGCGCTGCCGGGCGTGCCCACCGTGGCGCAGGCGGCCAACCTGCCCAATTTCGAGGCCAGCTCCTGGTTTGGCCTGCTGGCACCGGCCGGCACGCCGCCAGACATCATCCACCGCATCCAGCAGGAAGTGGCCAAGAGCCTGAACACCCCGGCCGTGCGCGAACGGCTGATGGCGCAGGGCGCGGATCCATCGGGCAACACCCCGGAGCAGTTCGCCGCGCTGATCCGCGCCGAGACCACCAAGTGGGCCAAGGTCGTCAAGGATTCGGGCGCCAAGGTGGACTGA